In the Brachyhypopomus gauderio isolate BG-103 chromosome 4, BGAUD_0.2, whole genome shotgun sequence genome, one interval contains:
- the spinb gene encoding spindlin b, translating to MSTFGKTSHYHRSGGGGGANTSTSASRPTSKKKSSHKHKQKRHVVLSRPISTPRQNIVGCRIKHKWKEDSYSPLSRWTGTVLDQVTVNPSLYLIKYDGFDCVYGLEILQDERVHGLKILPNKIASCSLSDCRLAERMLGRAVEHQFEMDDGSKNGWRGLVLGKAPILPTWFFITYEKDPVLYMYQLLEDYKDGDLRILPDSDDRPEAREPGEVVESLVGNQVEYVKEDGTLRKGTVIHQVQAKPSVYFIKFDDDYHIYVYDMV from the exons ATGAGTACGTTTGGGAAGACTTCACATTACCACCGctccggaggaggaggaggtg CAAATACCAGTACGTCTGCAAGCAGACCAACTTCGAAGAAAAAAAGCTCGCATAA GCATAAGCAGAAGCGTCATGTTGTTCTCAGCAGACCAATTAGCACACCGAGGCAAAATATTGTTGGCTGCAGGATAAAACACAAATGGAAAGAAGATAGTTACAGTCCTCTATCACGTTGGACAGGGACAGTCCTTGACCAAGTTACTGTTAACCCTTCTCTCTACCTTATAAAGTATGATGGGTTTGACTGTGTCTATGGCCTCGAGATTCTCCAAGATGAGAGAGTACACGGCCTCAAAATTTTACCTAACAAAATTG CCTCGTGCAGCTTGAGCGATTGTCGTCTAGCAGAGAGGATGTTGGGTCGAGCTGTGGAACACCAGTTTGAGATGGATGATGGATCCAAGAACGGCTGGAGGGGATTGGTGCTCGGCAAAGCTCCCATCCTGCCAACGTGGTTTTTCATTACCTATGAGAAGGACCCTGTTCTTTACATGTACCAACTGCTTGAAGACTATAAAGATGGTGACCTTCGAATACTTCCTGACTCAG ATGACCGTCCTGAAGCTAGGGAACCGGGTGAAGTGGTAGAGAGCCTCGTTGGAAACCAGGTGGAGTATGTGAAAGAGGACGGCACGCTGCGGAAAGGCACAGTCATCCATCAAGTGCAGGCCAAACCATCCGTGTATTTTATTAAGTTTGATGATGACTATCACATCTATGTTTATGACATGGTTTGA
- the csgalnact1b gene encoding chondroitin sulfate N-acetylgalactosaminyltransferase 1 — protein MLTRWFIAMVTRKRLMLMVTFCLVLLLYFLTCTPRRNQKRPILFKGPADDMKYQTLLEEHDERYHHYTTSLAKQIFQLKKALSERTRQLQQSLKQTTPLEMEELGQKSNSELDTFLHRQLQRAEIYAGTNLPNEYAVVPFESFTLQRVYQLETGLSRQPVKKALRQDLGGVLEVALHFLNGPRDRDDPQYRRIYSPRDFIEGIFRTERDKGSVYDLAFRDNTSLDFRRLVFFRPFAPLMKVKEEVIDTSKILINIIVPLAKEVDIFRQFMHNFREIYSEQNESLRVTVVCFGTEKLDEVRGIIDSTASTMRPETFTLISVSERFSRGRGLNVAAQACKNTTVLLFFCDVHVHFTAEFLYSCRMNAKPGKRVFYPIPFSQYNPDVIYSEHTKPPIEKQLVINKNTGFWQDSGFGLTCQYRSDFINIGGFGLNIKSRGREDLHLYRKYLHSNLMVVRAPSRGLLYKWHKKLCTGDSSTESFNMCMQSKVINEASHSQMGELFFHQEIENHLNKYKQRDNVDNITGT, from the exons ATGCTGACGAGATGGTTCATTGCCATGGTGACGCGTAAGCGGCTTATGCTTATGGTGACGTTCTGTCTAGTGCTCCTTCTATACTTCCTCACCTGTACACCACGTAGAAACCAGAAACGCCCAATCTTGTTCAAAGGGCCGGCGGATGACATGAAGTATCAGACATTGCTTGAAGAGCATGATGAGCGATATCACCACTATACTACCAGCCTCGCAAAACAGATCTTCCAGTTGAAAAAGGCTCTCAGTGAAAGGACAAGGCAACTGCAGCAGTCTCTCAAACAAAcaaccccactggaaatggagGAACTGGGGCAGAAGAGTAACTCAGAGCTTGACACGTTCCTCCACAGGCAGCTTCAACGTGCTGAAATCTACGCAGGCACAAATCTACCAAACGAGTATGCTGTTGTTCCATTTGAGAGCTTTACCCTTCAAAGGGTCTATCAGCTAGAAACCGGGCTCAGTCGGCAACCTGTGAAAAAGGCCCTTCGCCAGGACCTGGGTGGGGTGCTAGAAGTAGCCCTGCACTTCCTTAACGGTCCTCGAGACAGAGATGATCCTCAGTACCGCAGGATATACTCTCCACGAGATTTCATAGAGG GAATTTTCCGCACAGAACGGGATAAAGGAAGCGTGTATGATCTTGCCTTCAGAGATAACACCTCCCTGGACTTCAGAAGGCTGGTGTTCTTTCGTCCATTTGCACCCTTGATGAAGGTGAAGGAGGAAGTAATTGATACATCGAAAATACTGATAAATATAATTGTGCCATTGGCCAAAGAGGTGGACATATTTAGACAATTTATGCACAACTTCAG GGAAATTTACAGTGAACAAAATGAAAGCCTTCGTGTTACAGTGGTGTGTTTTGGAACTGAAAAGCTGGATGAGGTCAGAGGAATTATAGACTCCACTGCAAG CACAATGAGGCCTGAGACATTTACATTAATCTCTGTAAGTGAGCGGTTTTCTAGAGGGAGGGGTTTAAATGTGGCTGCCCAGGCCTGCAAGAATACCACCGTCCTCCTTTTTTTCTGTGATGTACATGTCCACTTTACTGCAGAGTTTCTGTACTCCTGCCGTATGAACGCAAAACCTG GTAAAAGAGTATTCTACCCCATACCATTTAGCCAGTACAACCCAGATGTAATCTATAGTGAACATACTAAACCTCCTATTGAAAAACAACTG GTGATTAATAAAAACACAGGATTCTGGCAAGATTCTGGATTTGGACTGACATGTCAGTATAGGTCAGATTTCATAAACATAG GAGGTTTTGGCTTGAACATAAAATCCAGGGGAAGAGAAGACCTACACCTATACAGAAAATACTTGCACAGCAATCTCATGGTAGTGCGTGCACCTTCAAGAGGACTTCTTTATAAGTGGCATAAGAAACTCTGTACAGGTGATTCATCAACAGAGTCGTTTAATATGTGCATGCAGTCTAAAGTTATAAATGAAGCCTCCCACAGCCAAATGGGTGAATTATTTTTTCACCAAGAAATAGAGAATCATctgaacaaatacaaacaacgtGACAATGTGGATAATATTACAGGCACATGA